A window from Athalia rosae chromosome 5, iyAthRosa1.1, whole genome shotgun sequence encodes these proteins:
- the LOC105685856 gene encoding uncharacterized protein LOC105685856 → MAGRYNYSDYKRKWRNIKIHGEEYVISTSSLKEGWKIFMTNLVEIWIETITKDIALARCQSLNVLLDLDSFDIEETLDNILNDIPKHATDQSLDEIRLESIIDGVAFKFTINLTKGSPQHFWNEITKPLCQSSMELHRRHHIMLDTIKKKDEELLEYKLSGAELIRKNIETVPWNEDIFKSKLPAKSSLLSSIDHINAFQLMVELNNDSKKCESLIDNDHRPTRETNSVATDLNVKVENIHALDTELRAEVNTNNEAAKNENYLDSVALKAEIDVQDASDQSITNKTISKKRSITNNVVNSSLFQPVPPSLKTKKIKESRNIYDYII, encoded by the exons ATGGCAGGACGTTACAATTATTCAGATTACAAAAGAAAGTGGAGGAATATTAAAATACATGGCGAAGAATATGTGATATCAACATCATCGTTGAAGGAAGGTTGGAAGATATTCATGACAAATCTAGTTGAAATCTGGATTGAAACAATAACAAAAGATATCGCACTAGCACGATGTCAG TCATTGAATGTGCTGTTGGATCTGGACTCATTCGATATTGAAGAAACTCTTGACAATATATTGAATGACATACCCAAACATGCTACTGACCAGTCTTTGGATGAGATTAGACTGGAAAGTATTATAGATGGTGTCGCATTCAAATTTACTATTAATTTGACTAAAGGTAGTCCACAACATTTCTGGAATGAAATTACAAAACCCTTGTGCCAATCCTCGATGGAATTACATCGTAGACATCACATTATGTTAgatacgattaaaaaaaaggatgaagaaCTTTTAGAGTACAAATTGAGCGGCGCTGAGTTAATTAGGA aaaatattgaaacagtGCCCTGGAATGAAGACATATTCAAAAGCAAGTTACCGGCTAAAAGTAGCTTACTATCATCAATCGATCACATTAACGCGTTCCAATTAATGGTAGAGCTCAAcaatgattcaaaaaaatgcgaatcgTTAATAGATAATGATCACAGACCTACGAG AGAGACGAATTCTGTGGCAACCGACCTAAATGTGAAAGTGGAAAATATACATGCATTAGACACCGAATTACGCGCTGAAGTTAATACCAACAACGAAGcagcgaaaaatgaaaattatttggacTCAGTTGCACTAAAAGCTGAAATTGATGTACAAGATGCAAGTGATCAatcaataacaaataaaacgaTTTCTAAAAAACGATCTATAACAAACAACGTGGTAAACTCATCGTTATTTCAACCTGTACCGCCGAGTTTAAAgactaaaaaaattaaagaatcgCGGAATATTTACGATTACATTATCTAG